From a region of the Panicum virgatum strain AP13 chromosome 2K, P.virgatum_v5, whole genome shotgun sequence genome:
- the LOC120665182 gene encoding WAT1-related protein At5g64700-like isoform X2 → MESAADEEQPLLLDHRHLPPDERATRSTAATDANTYESPSRKHVAAKPAGGWKAPMAMVLVELFQTGLVLLSKVVMGHGMFVFALVTYRSAIGAAFLFPFALICERDKWREMMSWRVSRWIIFNGIIGYAAPINLYYNGLRDTTSSYAIVFLNMIPLITFILSLAFKMERLKFATVAGSLKIVGVLASVGGAMAINLYKGNELHLWRSILQYHKNELTEVASNHVRGTILLVISIFAYACWYLIQTEVNKVYSYKYSSSMATCLVGGFVTAFVGVVVRRDGDAWKLGWNLKLLTVVYSGALATAGKYSLDSWVVAKQGPAYPPMFTPLSVVFTVVLGSILLGDSITVGRFNTSSGK, encoded by the exons ATGGAGTCAGCTGCAGACGAGGAGCAGCCTCTGCTTCTTGACCACCGGCATCTTCCTCCG GATGAGAGAGCTACAAGGTCAACAGCCGCAACAGATGCCAACACATATGAATCTCCCAGCAGAAAGCATGTTGCTGCTAAGCCAGCAGGCGGTTGGAAGGCGCCGATGGCGATGGTGCTGGTGGAGCTCTTCCAGACGGGGCTGGTCCTCCTCTCCAAGGTGGTGATGGGCCATGGCATGTTCGTCTTCGCGCTCGTCACCTACCGCAGTGCCATTGGCGCCGCGTTCCTCTTCCCTTTTGCGCTCATCTGTGAGAG GGATAAGTGGAGGGAGATGATGAGCTGGCGTGTCTCACGGTGGATTATCTTCAACGGGATCATCGG GTATGCGGCGCCGATAAACCTATACTACAATGGTCTCCGGGATACCACATCATCCTACGCCATCGTATTTCTTAATATGATCCCTCTCATCACCTTCATTCTCTCGCTTGCGTTCAA AATGGAGAGATTGAAATTCGCCACGGTGGCCGGATCACTGAAGATAGTTGGCGTCCTGGCCTCTGTTGGAGGCGCAATGGCCATAAACCTTTACAAGGGCAACGAGCTGCATCTTTGGAGGTCCATTCTTCAGTACCACAAGAATGAACTGACAGAGGTTGCGAGCAATCATGTAAGAGGAACAATTCTCTTGGTGATCAGCATCTTCGCATATGCTTGCTGGTACCTGATTCAG ACAGAGGTTAACAAAGTATATTCGTACAAGTATTCGTCATCCATGGCGACATGCCTGGTAGGAGGATTTGTGACAGCATTTGTTGGAGTAGTTGTGAGAAGAGATGGGGACGCATGGAAGCTTGGATGGAATCTAAAACTACTGACAGTTGTGTATTCG GGGGCTCTTGCAACAGCAGGGAAATATAGCCTGGATTCATGGGTCGTTGCCAAGCAAGGCCCAGCGTATCCTCCAATGTTCACCCCATTATCAGTCGTCTTCACTGTTGTATTGGGCTCCATCCTATTAGGAGACAGCATTACAGTAGGAAG GTTCAACACTAGCTCTGGGAAGTAA
- the LOC120665156 gene encoding uncharacterized protein LOC120665156: protein MSSGVPAPEGRPEAAAVDGVLPSELLIEILLLLPPRDVCRVRAVCPSWRSLTYDPLFVAAYAAGHPGPLLAVHNGGGFLDLVDLSGDVVKQLCTTMEGYYDPRVLCTRFEYILIQGQDSRPHYQCARPCLWVCLHLTCWHCGGS, encoded by the coding sequence ATGTCGTCCGGCGTCCCGGCGCCGGAGGGGCGACCtgaagccgccgccgtcgacggcgTCCTGCCCAGCGAACTGCTGATCGAGATCCTGCTGCTTCTCCCGCCCAGGGATGTCTGCCGCGTCCGCGCCGTCTGCCCCTCCTGGCGGTCCCTCACCTACGACCCGCTCTTCGTCGCGGCctacgccgccggccacccggGCCCGCTCCTCGCCGTGCACAACGGCGGCGGCTTCTTAGATCTCGTGGACCTATCCGGGGATGTCGTCAAACAGCTTTGCACCACCATGGAGGGCTATTACGATCCCAGGGTGCTCTGCACGCGCTTCGAGTATATCTTAATCCAGGGTCAAGACTCAAGACCACATTATCAGTGTGCTCGACCCTGTCTCTGGGTCTGTCTCCACCTTACCTGTTGGCATTGCGGAGGGTCTTGA
- the LOC120665167 gene encoding putative F-box protein At1g19160 isoform X1: MAAMGKLRTAASNSGDLPLDALSEILLRFSAKELCRLRAVSPTWRSLTYDRAFIAAHRARHREPLLAFARRDDDHGHSVDIVDLSGELVRRMPRPENGVGVLGTRLDLVPVACRYRHMALWVLNPSTGAALALPDCHSEYMGNGPDQRFVFGCGFVERYAMGRVSTGEYKALRITRCSFRSKDKVCEVITIGADGSNHGVWREMPRTPSLMCTGDDVRRSPSIADEMKCVVVDGLVHFLIEFKSNNLGEASCEPGSIASFNLETEEWMPILHGPDPVRSFVLDNNRKYSYEDLGTQLSLSNLSGCLVTVHNIHNTSMDLWFLSDFEKGLWIKMYSLPSQVARLLVYPLLVLDDERILFVHRINLFVCFDLKTGIYTYNLKTSACTRVFDLDMGGSDSGSIGVYTGSLLSA, translated from the coding sequence ATGGCAGCGATGGGGAAGCTGCGCACCGCCGCCTCCAACTCCGGCGACCTGCCCCTGGACGCGCTGAGCGAGATCCTGCTGCGTTTCTCAGCCAAGGAGCtctgccgcctccgcgccgtcaGCCCCACCTGGCGGTCCCTCACCTACGACCGGGCCTTCATCGCTGCCCACAGGGCCCGCCACCGGGAGCCGCTCCTCGCCTTCGCCCGCCGCGACGACGACCATGGTCACAGCGTCGACATCGTGGATCTGTCCGGCGAGCTCGTGAGGCGGATGCCGAGACCCGAGAACGGCGTCGGCGTGCTTGGAACTCGCCTCGACCTCGTCCCCGTCGCGTGCAGGTACCGGCACATGGCTCTCTGGGTGCTGAACCCGTCCACCGGTGCTGCTCTGGCGTTGCCAGATTGCCACTCGGAGTACATGGGGAACGGGCCGGACCAGCGGTTCGTCTTTGGCTGTGGCTTTGTGGAGAGGTATGCAATGGGCCGGGTCTCCACTGGAGAGTACAAGGCACTCCGCATCACCCGCTGCTCTTTTCGCTCCAAAGATAAGGTCTGTGAGGTGATCACCATTGGCGCTGATGGCAGCAACCACGGAGTGTGGAGGGAAATGCCTAGGACTCCCTCCCTTATGTGTACAGGTGATGATGTGCGCAGGAGTCCCTCGATTGCGGACGAGATGAAATGTGTGGTTGTGGATGGACTGGTGCATTTCTTGATAGAGTTTAAATCCAACAACTTAGGGGAGGCCAGTTGTGAGCCTGGCAGCATAGCTTCCTTCAACTTGGAGACTGAGGAGTGGATGCCGATTCTCCATGGGCCTGATCCCGTGCGTTCATTTGTTCTGGACAACAACAGGAAGTACTCATATGAGGACCTGGGTACGCAATTATCGTTGTCGAATTTATCTGGCTGCTTGGTTACAGTTCATAATATTCATAACACTTCCATGGACCTATGGTTTCTGTCTGATTTTGAGAAGGGGCTGTGGATTAAAATGTACAGCTTGCCTTCCCAGGTTGCTCGGTTACTTGTGTATCCATTGCTGGTATTGGATGATGAGAGGATATTATTTGTGCATCGAATAAATTTGTTCGTATGCTTTGACCTGAAAACTGGCATTTACACTTACAACCTGAAAACTAGTGCTTGCACTCGTGTGTTCGACTTGGACATGGGAGGTTCTGATTCAGGATCCATTGGCGTTTACACCGGAAGTCTGCTGAGTGCATAG
- the LOC120665167 gene encoding putative F-box protein At1g19160 isoform X2 produces the protein MGKLRTAASNSGDLPLDALSEILLRFSAKELCRLRAVSPTWRSLTYDRAFIAAHRARHREPLLAFARRDDDHGHSVDIVDLSGELVRRMPRPENGVGVLGTRLDLVPVACRYRHMALWVLNPSTGAALALPDCHSEYMGNGPDQRFVFGCGFVERYAMGRVSTGEYKALRITRCSFRSKDKVCEVITIGADGSNHGVWREMPRTPSLMCTGDDVRRSPSIADEMKCVVVDGLVHFLIEFKSNNLGEASCEPGSIASFNLETEEWMPILHGPDPVRSFVLDNNRKYSYEDLGTQLSLSNLSGCLVTVHNIHNTSMDLWFLSDFEKGLWIKMYSLPSQVARLLVYPLLVLDDERILFVHRINLFVCFDLKTGIYTYNLKTSACTRVFDLDMGGSDSGSIGVYTGSLLSA, from the coding sequence ATGGGGAAGCTGCGCACCGCCGCCTCCAACTCCGGCGACCTGCCCCTGGACGCGCTGAGCGAGATCCTGCTGCGTTTCTCAGCCAAGGAGCtctgccgcctccgcgccgtcaGCCCCACCTGGCGGTCCCTCACCTACGACCGGGCCTTCATCGCTGCCCACAGGGCCCGCCACCGGGAGCCGCTCCTCGCCTTCGCCCGCCGCGACGACGACCATGGTCACAGCGTCGACATCGTGGATCTGTCCGGCGAGCTCGTGAGGCGGATGCCGAGACCCGAGAACGGCGTCGGCGTGCTTGGAACTCGCCTCGACCTCGTCCCCGTCGCGTGCAGGTACCGGCACATGGCTCTCTGGGTGCTGAACCCGTCCACCGGTGCTGCTCTGGCGTTGCCAGATTGCCACTCGGAGTACATGGGGAACGGGCCGGACCAGCGGTTCGTCTTTGGCTGTGGCTTTGTGGAGAGGTATGCAATGGGCCGGGTCTCCACTGGAGAGTACAAGGCACTCCGCATCACCCGCTGCTCTTTTCGCTCCAAAGATAAGGTCTGTGAGGTGATCACCATTGGCGCTGATGGCAGCAACCACGGAGTGTGGAGGGAAATGCCTAGGACTCCCTCCCTTATGTGTACAGGTGATGATGTGCGCAGGAGTCCCTCGATTGCGGACGAGATGAAATGTGTGGTTGTGGATGGACTGGTGCATTTCTTGATAGAGTTTAAATCCAACAACTTAGGGGAGGCCAGTTGTGAGCCTGGCAGCATAGCTTCCTTCAACTTGGAGACTGAGGAGTGGATGCCGATTCTCCATGGGCCTGATCCCGTGCGTTCATTTGTTCTGGACAACAACAGGAAGTACTCATATGAGGACCTGGGTACGCAATTATCGTTGTCGAATTTATCTGGCTGCTTGGTTACAGTTCATAATATTCATAACACTTCCATGGACCTATGGTTTCTGTCTGATTTTGAGAAGGGGCTGTGGATTAAAATGTACAGCTTGCCTTCCCAGGTTGCTCGGTTACTTGTGTATCCATTGCTGGTATTGGATGATGAGAGGATATTATTTGTGCATCGAATAAATTTGTTCGTATGCTTTGACCTGAAAACTGGCATTTACACTTACAACCTGAAAACTAGTGCTTGCACTCGTGTGTTCGACTTGGACATGGGAGGTTCTGATTCAGGATCCATTGGCGTTTACACCGGAAGTCTGCTGAGTGCATAG
- the LOC120665182 gene encoding WAT1-related protein At2g37450-like isoform X3, which translates to MESAADEEQPLLLDHRHLPPDERATRSTAATDANTYESPSRKHVAAKPAGGWKAPMAMVLVELFQTGLVLLSKVVMGHGMFVFALVTYRSAIGAAFLFPFALICERYAAPINLYYNGLRDTTSSYAIVFLNMIPLITFILSLAFKMERLKFATVAGSLKIVGVLASVGGAMAINLYKGNELHLWRSILQYHKNELTEVASNHVRGTILLVISIFAYACWYLIQTEVNKVYSYKYSSSMATCLVGGFVTAFVGVVVRRDGDAWKLGWNLKLLTVVYSGALATAGKYSLDSWVVAKQGPAYPPMFTPLSVVFTVVLGSILLGDSITVGSLLGTAMVIFGLYLFLWAKSKDLPGK; encoded by the exons ATGGAGTCAGCTGCAGACGAGGAGCAGCCTCTGCTTCTTGACCACCGGCATCTTCCTCCG GATGAGAGAGCTACAAGGTCAACAGCCGCAACAGATGCCAACACATATGAATCTCCCAGCAGAAAGCATGTTGCTGCTAAGCCAGCAGGCGGTTGGAAGGCGCCGATGGCGATGGTGCTGGTGGAGCTCTTCCAGACGGGGCTGGTCCTCCTCTCCAAGGTGGTGATGGGCCATGGCATGTTCGTCTTCGCGCTCGTCACCTACCGCAGTGCCATTGGCGCCGCGTTCCTCTTCCCTTTTGCGCTCATCTGTGAGAG GTATGCGGCGCCGATAAACCTATACTACAATGGTCTCCGGGATACCACATCATCCTACGCCATCGTATTTCTTAATATGATCCCTCTCATCACCTTCATTCTCTCGCTTGCGTTCAA AATGGAGAGATTGAAATTCGCCACGGTGGCCGGATCACTGAAGATAGTTGGCGTCCTGGCCTCTGTTGGAGGCGCAATGGCCATAAACCTTTACAAGGGCAACGAGCTGCATCTTTGGAGGTCCATTCTTCAGTACCACAAGAATGAACTGACAGAGGTTGCGAGCAATCATGTAAGAGGAACAATTCTCTTGGTGATCAGCATCTTCGCATATGCTTGCTGGTACCTGATTCAG ACAGAGGTTAACAAAGTATATTCGTACAAGTATTCGTCATCCATGGCGACATGCCTGGTAGGAGGATTTGTGACAGCATTTGTTGGAGTAGTTGTGAGAAGAGATGGGGACGCATGGAAGCTTGGATGGAATCTAAAACTACTGACAGTTGTGTATTCG GGGGCTCTTGCAACAGCAGGGAAATATAGCCTGGATTCATGGGTCGTTGCCAAGCAAGGCCCAGCGTATCCTCCAATGTTCACCCCATTATCAGTCGTCTTCACTGTTGTATTGGGCTCCATCCTATTAGGAGACAGCATTACAGTAGGAAG CCTCCTTGGAACAGCAATGGTGATTTTTGGACTATACTTATTTCTTTGGGCTAAATCAAAAGATCTGCCTGGGAAATAA
- the LOC120665182 gene encoding WAT1-related protein At2g37460-like isoform X5 codes for MESAADEEQPLLLDHRHLPPDERATRSTAATDANTYESPSRKHVAAKPAGGWKAPMAMVLVELFQTGLVLLSKVVMGHGMFVFALVTYRSAIGAAFLFPFALICERDKWREMMSWRVSRWIIFNGIIGYAAPINLYYNGLRDTTSSYAIVFLNMIPLITFILSLAFKMERLKFATVAGSLKIVGVLASVGGAMAINLYKGNELHLWRSILQYHKNELTEVASNHVRGTILLVISIFAYACWYLIQTEVNKVYSYKYSSSMATCLVGGFVTAFVGVVVRRDGDAWKLGWNLKLLTVVYSVQH; via the exons ATGGAGTCAGCTGCAGACGAGGAGCAGCCTCTGCTTCTTGACCACCGGCATCTTCCTCCG GATGAGAGAGCTACAAGGTCAACAGCCGCAACAGATGCCAACACATATGAATCTCCCAGCAGAAAGCATGTTGCTGCTAAGCCAGCAGGCGGTTGGAAGGCGCCGATGGCGATGGTGCTGGTGGAGCTCTTCCAGACGGGGCTGGTCCTCCTCTCCAAGGTGGTGATGGGCCATGGCATGTTCGTCTTCGCGCTCGTCACCTACCGCAGTGCCATTGGCGCCGCGTTCCTCTTCCCTTTTGCGCTCATCTGTGAGAG GGATAAGTGGAGGGAGATGATGAGCTGGCGTGTCTCACGGTGGATTATCTTCAACGGGATCATCGG GTATGCGGCGCCGATAAACCTATACTACAATGGTCTCCGGGATACCACATCATCCTACGCCATCGTATTTCTTAATATGATCCCTCTCATCACCTTCATTCTCTCGCTTGCGTTCAA AATGGAGAGATTGAAATTCGCCACGGTGGCCGGATCACTGAAGATAGTTGGCGTCCTGGCCTCTGTTGGAGGCGCAATGGCCATAAACCTTTACAAGGGCAACGAGCTGCATCTTTGGAGGTCCATTCTTCAGTACCACAAGAATGAACTGACAGAGGTTGCGAGCAATCATGTAAGAGGAACAATTCTCTTGGTGATCAGCATCTTCGCATATGCTTGCTGGTACCTGATTCAG ACAGAGGTTAACAAAGTATATTCGTACAAGTATTCGTCATCCATGGCGACATGCCTGGTAGGAGGATTTGTGACAGCATTTGTTGGAGTAGTTGTGAGAAGAGATGGGGACGCATGGAAGCTTGGATGGAATCTAAAACTACTGACAGTTGTGTATTCG GTTCAACACTAG
- the LOC120665182 gene encoding WAT1-related protein At5g64700-like isoform X1 yields MESAADEEQPLLLDHRHLPPDERATRSTAATDANTYESPSRKHVAAKPAGGWKAPMAMVLVELFQTGLVLLSKVVMGHGMFVFALVTYRSAIGAAFLFPFALICERDKWREMMSWRVSRWIIFNGIIGYAAPINLYYNGLRDTTSSYAIVFLNMIPLITFILSLAFKMERLKFATVAGSLKIVGVLASVGGAMAINLYKGNELHLWRSILQYHKNELTEVASNHVRGTILLVISIFAYACWYLIQTEVNKVYSYKYSSSMATCLVGGFVTAFVGVVVRRDGDAWKLGWNLKLLTVVYSGALATAGKYSLDSWVVAKQGPAYPPMFTPLSVVFTVVLGSILLGDSITVGSLLGTAMVIFGLYLFLWAKSKDLPGK; encoded by the exons ATGGAGTCAGCTGCAGACGAGGAGCAGCCTCTGCTTCTTGACCACCGGCATCTTCCTCCG GATGAGAGAGCTACAAGGTCAACAGCCGCAACAGATGCCAACACATATGAATCTCCCAGCAGAAAGCATGTTGCTGCTAAGCCAGCAGGCGGTTGGAAGGCGCCGATGGCGATGGTGCTGGTGGAGCTCTTCCAGACGGGGCTGGTCCTCCTCTCCAAGGTGGTGATGGGCCATGGCATGTTCGTCTTCGCGCTCGTCACCTACCGCAGTGCCATTGGCGCCGCGTTCCTCTTCCCTTTTGCGCTCATCTGTGAGAG GGATAAGTGGAGGGAGATGATGAGCTGGCGTGTCTCACGGTGGATTATCTTCAACGGGATCATCGG GTATGCGGCGCCGATAAACCTATACTACAATGGTCTCCGGGATACCACATCATCCTACGCCATCGTATTTCTTAATATGATCCCTCTCATCACCTTCATTCTCTCGCTTGCGTTCAA AATGGAGAGATTGAAATTCGCCACGGTGGCCGGATCACTGAAGATAGTTGGCGTCCTGGCCTCTGTTGGAGGCGCAATGGCCATAAACCTTTACAAGGGCAACGAGCTGCATCTTTGGAGGTCCATTCTTCAGTACCACAAGAATGAACTGACAGAGGTTGCGAGCAATCATGTAAGAGGAACAATTCTCTTGGTGATCAGCATCTTCGCATATGCTTGCTGGTACCTGATTCAG ACAGAGGTTAACAAAGTATATTCGTACAAGTATTCGTCATCCATGGCGACATGCCTGGTAGGAGGATTTGTGACAGCATTTGTTGGAGTAGTTGTGAGAAGAGATGGGGACGCATGGAAGCTTGGATGGAATCTAAAACTACTGACAGTTGTGTATTCG GGGGCTCTTGCAACAGCAGGGAAATATAGCCTGGATTCATGGGTCGTTGCCAAGCAAGGCCCAGCGTATCCTCCAATGTTCACCCCATTATCAGTCGTCTTCACTGTTGTATTGGGCTCCATCCTATTAGGAGACAGCATTACAGTAGGAAG CCTCCTTGGAACAGCAATGGTGATTTTTGGACTATACTTATTTCTTTGGGCTAAATCAAAAGATCTGCCTGGGAAATAA
- the LOC120665182 gene encoding WAT1-related protein At2g37460-like isoform X4 yields MESAADEEQPLLLDHRHLPPDERATRSTAATDANTYESPSRKHVAAKPAGGWKAPMAMVLVELFQTGLVLLSKVVMGHGMFVFALVTYRSAIGAAFLFPFALICERDKWREMMSWRVSRWIIFNGIIGYAAPINLYYNGLRDTTSSYAIVFLNMIPLITFILSLAFKMERLKFATVAGSLKIVGVLASVGGAMAINLYKGNELHLWRSILQYHKNELTEVASNHVRGTILLVISIFAYACWYLIQTEVNKVYSYKYSSSMATCLVGGFVTAFVGVVVRRDGDAWKLGWNLKLLTVVYSPPWNSNGDFWTILISLG; encoded by the exons ATGGAGTCAGCTGCAGACGAGGAGCAGCCTCTGCTTCTTGACCACCGGCATCTTCCTCCG GATGAGAGAGCTACAAGGTCAACAGCCGCAACAGATGCCAACACATATGAATCTCCCAGCAGAAAGCATGTTGCTGCTAAGCCAGCAGGCGGTTGGAAGGCGCCGATGGCGATGGTGCTGGTGGAGCTCTTCCAGACGGGGCTGGTCCTCCTCTCCAAGGTGGTGATGGGCCATGGCATGTTCGTCTTCGCGCTCGTCACCTACCGCAGTGCCATTGGCGCCGCGTTCCTCTTCCCTTTTGCGCTCATCTGTGAGAG GGATAAGTGGAGGGAGATGATGAGCTGGCGTGTCTCACGGTGGATTATCTTCAACGGGATCATCGG GTATGCGGCGCCGATAAACCTATACTACAATGGTCTCCGGGATACCACATCATCCTACGCCATCGTATTTCTTAATATGATCCCTCTCATCACCTTCATTCTCTCGCTTGCGTTCAA AATGGAGAGATTGAAATTCGCCACGGTGGCCGGATCACTGAAGATAGTTGGCGTCCTGGCCTCTGTTGGAGGCGCAATGGCCATAAACCTTTACAAGGGCAACGAGCTGCATCTTTGGAGGTCCATTCTTCAGTACCACAAGAATGAACTGACAGAGGTTGCGAGCAATCATGTAAGAGGAACAATTCTCTTGGTGATCAGCATCTTCGCATATGCTTGCTGGTACCTGATTCAG ACAGAGGTTAACAAAGTATATTCGTACAAGTATTCGTCATCCATGGCGACATGCCTGGTAGGAGGATTTGTGACAGCATTTGTTGGAGTAGTTGTGAGAAGAGATGGGGACGCATGGAAGCTTGGATGGAATCTAAAACTACTGACAGTTGTGTATTCG CCTCCTTGGAACAGCAATGGTGATTTTTGGACTATACTTATTTCTTTGGGCTAA